From Homo sapiens chromosome 6, GRCh38.p14 Primary Assembly, the proteins below share one genomic window:
- the DEFB110 gene encoding beta-defensin 110 isoform b precursor (isoform b precursor is encoded by transcript variant 2), producing the protein MKIQLFFFILHFWVTILPARSNFEPKYRFERCEKVRGICKTFCDDVEYDYGYCIKWRSQCCV; encoded by the exons ATGAagattcaactttttttctttattctgcacTTTTGGGTCACAATTTTACCAg CCAGAAGCAATTTTGAACCAAAGTATAGATTTGAAAGATGCGAAAAAGTGAGAGGAATATGTAAAACGTTTTGTGATGATGTTGAGTATGATTATGGATACTGCATTAAATGGAGAAGTCAGTGCTGCGTATAA
- the DEFB110 gene encoding beta-defensin 110 isoform a precursor (isoform a precursor is encoded by transcript variant 1): MKIQLFFFILHFWVTILPAKKKYPEYGSLDLRRECRIGNGQCKNQCHENEIRIAYCIRPGTHCCLQQ; the protein is encoded by the exons ATGAagattcaactttttttctttattctgcacTTTTGGGTCACAATTTTACCAg CCAAAAAGAAATATCCTGAGTATGGTAGCTTGGACTTGAGGAGAGAGTGCAGAATAGGTAATGGTCAATGTAAAAATCAGtgtcatgaaaatgaaattaggaTTGCTTACTGCATAAGACCTGGAACTCATTGCTGCTTGCAGCAGTAA